One region of Triticum aestivum cultivar Chinese Spring chromosome 6B, IWGSC CS RefSeq v2.1, whole genome shotgun sequence genomic DNA includes:
- the LOC123136408 gene encoding uncharacterized protein isoform X1, with the protein MQSVSRSIIGLCAWPPALGRWRSCVGRVVSAPPRWWPIAREGRDASLLLSSSAHSNRHLDLLSSCNKEKQNKPHSYKPEGCATIKCLDTANTREKVTSVKKLTNEVTDSNPTKVADIFIPCIYSNSSHRDGAIYKNKLFMENWFDIDITDHNETRLEPMMFSKAIKKLYFPCNMLQFFSLTLAECSINHDPIELYGYIAVRDDRDGMRNYVLNYSRDHPIITQKGSSIQMTGPKRAIELVSPVLIEFDMRIKNGGQEEEDLQLIDGAISCHDRRSWKPVKHRIKGNCGAVDMSFACVEQAVEATIEVVISEVHSSFSLSLRSFVMFWKTTKKLSFSMALLINRVA; encoded by the exons ATGCAAAGCGTCTCACGATCGATTATTGGTCTCTGCGCATGGCCTCCGGCGCTTGGGCGCTGGCGCTCTTGCGTCGGCAGAGTAGTCTCCGCTCCGCCTCGCTGGTGGCCAATAGCGCGCGAGGGACGAGATGCTTCACTCCTTCTGTCATCATCAGCCCATTCGAATCGGCATCTGGATCTTCTTTCCAG CTGCAACAAGGAGAAGCAGAATAAGCCACACTCGTACAAACCCGAAGGTTGTGCCACTATCAAATGCCTAGACACTGCAAATACGAGGGAGAAAGTAACCAGTGTGAAGAAGTTAACCAATGAGGTCACAGATAGCAATCCCACGAAGGTTGCTGATATATTCATCCCGTGTATCTACTCAAATAGCAGCCACCGTGATGGAGCCATATACAAGAACAAGCTTTTCATGGAAAACTGGTTTGATATCGACATTACTGACCACAACGAGA CTCGGTTGGAGCCGATGATGTTCTCGAAGGCAATCAAAAAACTTTATTTTCCATGCAACATGTTGCAATTTTTCTCATTGACGTTGGCCGAGTGTTCCATCAACCATGACCCCATAGAATTGTATGGGTATATAGCTGTGCGGGATGATAGGGATGGCATGCGTAACTATGTTCTTAATTATAGCAGGGATCATCCCATCATCACACAAAAG GGTTCTTCCATTCAAATGACTGGACCTAAGAGAGCCATCGAATTGGTTTCCCCTGTTTTAATAGAGTTTGATATGAGGATCAAGAATGGAGGGCAAGAAGAGGAGGATCTGCAGTTGATAGATGGAGCAATATCATGCCATGACCGCAGATCATGGAAACCAGTCAAACATCGCATTAAGGGCAATTGTGGTGCTGTTGACATGTCTTTCGCATGTGTTGAGCAAGCAGTGGAAGCGACAATAGAAGTAGTCATATCAGAGGTGCATAGTAGTTTCAGTTTATCTCTGCGGTCCTTTGTTATGTTTTGGAAGACTACGAAGAAACtcagcttttccatggctctaTTGATCAATCGTGTGGCTTGA
- the LOC123136408 gene encoding uncharacterized protein isoform X2 — protein sequence MASGAWALALLRRQSSLRSASLVANSARGTRCFTPSVIISPFESASGSSFQGSSIQMTGPKRAIELVSPVLIEFDMRIKNGGQEEEDLQLIDGAISCHDRRSWKPVKHRIKGNCGAVDMSFACVEQAVEATIEVVISEVHSSFSLSLRSFVMFWKTTKKLSFSMALLINRVA from the exons ATGGCCTCCGGCGCTTGGGCGCTGGCGCTCTTGCGTCGGCAGAGTAGTCTCCGCTCCGCCTCGCTGGTGGCCAATAGCGCGCGAGGGACGAGATGCTTCACTCCTTCTGTCATCATCAGCCCATTCGAATCGGCATCTGGATCTTCTTTCCAG GGTTCTTCCATTCAAATGACTGGACCTAAGAGAGCCATCGAATTGGTTTCCCCTGTTTTAATAGAGTTTGATATGAGGATCAAGAATGGAGGGCAAGAAGAGGAGGATCTGCAGTTGATAGATGGAGCAATATCATGCCATGACCGCAGATCATGGAAACCAGTCAAACATCGCATTAAGGGCAATTGTGGTGCTGTTGACATGTCTTTCGCATGTGTTGAGCAAGCAGTGGAAGCGACAATAGAAGTAGTCATATCAGAGGTGCATAGTAGTTTCAGTTTATCTCTGCGGTCCTTTGTTATGTTTTGGAAGACTACGAAGAAACtcagcttttccatggctctaTTGATCAATCGTGTGGCTTGA